One segment of Leptospiraceae bacterium DNA contains the following:
- the lpdA gene encoding dihydrolipoyl dehydrogenase produces MSKEFDVTVIGAGPGGYVAAIRAAQLGLKTAIIEKRKTLGGTCLNVGCIPSKALLDSSEEYHKTKHKLADHGINVGEVKLDLKKLLERKDKVVKEVTEGVDYLMKKNKIERFLGHGKLVSNTEIEITSETGIEKIISKHIILATGSTPIEIPGFEIDGKQVVTSDHAINLPNVPKHLIIIGAGVIGLELGSVWSRLGAKVTVVELQSRLFGTADKQMSSYAQRLLEGQGINFMFEHKVTGTEKKKDKVIVNIQDSEGKAKQIDGDVVLLAVGRRPYADNLGAKELGIKFTPRGRIEVNPHNYQTSIPNIYAIGDVIDGPMLAHKAEDEGIALAEIIAGQSGHVNYNAIPWIVYTWPEVAWVGLGEEELQAQGIEYKVGKSMFKPNGRSKAMAETDGQVKVLADKKTDKLLGLYIIGPRASDMIVEAAIAFEFGASAEDLARTCHAHPTLSEVVREAAMAVDKWSIHS; encoded by the coding sequence ATGAGTAAAGAATTTGACGTTACAGTAATTGGAGCAGGTCCAGGTGGATATGTAGCTGCTATTCGAGCAGCCCAACTAGGATTAAAAACCGCAATCATCGAAAAACGAAAAACATTAGGCGGAACCTGTTTAAATGTAGGTTGTATTCCTTCGAAAGCACTCCTTGATTCTTCGGAAGAATACCATAAAACAAAACATAAACTAGCAGACCATGGAATAAATGTTGGGGAAGTAAAGTTAGATTTAAAAAAACTTTTAGAGCGTAAAGACAAAGTAGTCAAAGAAGTAACTGAAGGCGTAGATTACCTAATGAAAAAAAACAAAATTGAACGTTTTTTGGGTCATGGTAAACTTGTATCAAATACAGAGATCGAAATTACTTCAGAAACAGGAATTGAAAAAATCATATCAAAACATATTATCCTTGCAACGGGATCTACCCCAATTGAGATTCCAGGATTTGAGATTGATGGCAAACAAGTAGTAACCTCTGATCATGCGATCAATTTACCGAACGTTCCCAAACATTTAATTATAATAGGTGCAGGCGTAATTGGACTTGAACTTGGTTCCGTATGGTCTCGACTTGGTGCAAAAGTGACTGTTGTAGAACTACAGTCTAGACTTTTTGGTACAGCAGACAAACAAATGTCTTCTTATGCACAAAGACTTTTAGAAGGGCAAGGAATTAACTTTATGTTTGAACATAAAGTTACAGGAACAGAAAAGAAAAAGGATAAAGTAATCGTAAATATTCAAGATTCCGAAGGCAAGGCAAAACAAATCGATGGAGATGTAGTGCTGCTTGCTGTGGGTAGACGCCCGTATGCTGACAATTTAGGTGCAAAAGAACTTGGAATTAAATTCACACCAAGAGGTAGAATTGAAGTTAACCCACACAATTATCAAACTTCAATCCCGAATATTTATGCGATAGGCGACGTAATTGATGGACCTATGCTTGCACACAAAGCAGAAGATGAAGGTATCGCACTTGCAGAGATCATTGCTGGTCAATCTGGCCATGTTAATTACAATGCTATTCCATGGATTGTATACACTTGGCCTGAAGTAGCTTGGGTTGGTCTTGGCGAAGAAGAGTTACAAGCCCAAGGTATCGAATACAAAGTTGGAAAATCCATGTTTAAACCAAATGGGCGTTCCAAAGCAATGGCCGAAACGGATGGGCAAGTCAAAGTGTTAGCAGATAAAAAGACCGATAAATTATTAGGTCTTTATATTATAGGACCTCGAGCATCGGATATGATTGTTGAAGCTGCTATTGCATTTGAATTTGGTGCATCTGCAGAAGATTTGGCAAGAACATGTCATGCACACCCTACTCTTTCGGAAGTTGTGAGGGAAGCAGCAATGGCCGTTGATAAATGGTCAATTCATAGTTAA